From the genome of Colletotrichum destructivum chromosome 10, complete sequence, one region includes:
- a CDS encoding Putative Ubiquitin-like domain, BAG domain, Ubiquitin-like domain superfamily gives MSRYGWSTNRDQVSPYSSTLSGVPDVTDEDFSYITTEDLQSAPLGSSVPTRSYAHQPRTRGSAVPEDDVLLIKNKGVTYPAHFPAYAIGDGKLRVRDVRDRVGVMLELSDRRVRRTKLLYKGRQLKEPAAPVRDYGVKNNSEVMVVLPDGEVDADSSDDSDEEMVVVAGDGASTVGSTGGTDDGKKRRSKKKGRKSKKRSSNTSPRDSASNLGVPAQDGQRPSSPSGQATGPHAKLDAIAAKFDADLRKPCEDYIASPPTDSKKRVDEHRKLSETTMQHVLLKLDEVETEGDPDARAKRKALVQDVQDVLRRLDARLHN, from the coding sequence ATGTCTCGATACGGCTGGTCCACGAATCGGGATCAGGTATCCCCCTActcgtccaccctgagcgGTGTGCCCGACGTCACCGACGAAGACTTTAGCTACATCACCACCGAAGACCTCCAGTCCGCCCCCTTGGGAAGCTCCGTCCCCACGAGATCATACGCCCACCAGCCCCGAACCCGCGGCAGTGCCGTCCCCGAAGACGATGTGCTGCTCATCAAGAACAAGGGAGTCACCTATCCCGCCCACTTCCCCGCGTACGCCATTGGCGACGGCAAGCTGCGCGTTCGCGACGTCCGAGACCGCGTCGGTGTCATGCTCGAGCTGTCGGACCGCCGCGTACGCCGCACCAAGCTCCTCTACAAGGGCCGCCAGCTGAAGGAGCCCGCCGCGCCAGTTCGCGACTACGGCGTCAAGAATAATAGCGAAGTCatggtggtgctgccggacggcgaggtcgacgccgacagcagcgatgactcggacgaggagatggtcgtcgtggccggcgacggcgccagCACCGTGGGCAGCACTGgcggcaccgacgacggAAAGAAGCGCCGCAGTAAGAAGAAGGGTCGCAAGTCCAAGAAGCGCAGCAGCAACACGAGCCCGCGCGACAGCGCCTCAAATCTTGGCGTGCCCGCCCAGGACGGCCAGCGACCGTCGTCCCCGAGCGGCCAGGCTACCGGCCCTCACGCGaagctcgacgccatcgctGCCAAGTTCGACGCGGACCTGCGCAAGCCTTGTGAGGACTACATTGCCTCGCCCCCTACGGATTCCAAGAAGAGAGTCGACGAACACCGCAAGTTGtccgagacgacgatgcAGCACGTGCTCTTGAaactcgacgaggtcgagacaGAAGGTGACCCGGATGCCAGAGCCAAGAGGAAGGCACTGGTTCAAGATGTGCAGGATGTGCTGAGGCGTCTCGACGCAAGACTTCACAACTGA
- a CDS encoding Putative large ribosomal subunit protein uL13 codes for MSSFESVVVIDGKGHLLGRLASIVAKQLLNGQKIVVVRTEALNISGEFFRAKLKYHAYLRKMTRYNPTRGGPFHFRAPSRIFYKTVRGMIPHKTARGAAALERLKVFEGVPPPYDKQKKMVVPQALRVLRLQPGRKYCTVGRLSHEVGWKYQDVVARLEERRKAKGAAYYERKKVAQRQLTDAKKNAKVDQKTAQALEAFGY; via the exons ATGTCGTCTTTCGAGTCGGTG GTCGTCATTGACGGCAAGGGCCATCTCCTTGGTCGTCTTGCCTCCATCGTGGCCAAGCAGCTTCTCAACGGCCAGAAGATCGTCGTTGTCCGCACCGAGGCCCTCAACATCTCTGGCGAGTTCTTCCGCGCCAAGC TCAAGTACCACGCCTACCTGCGCAAGATGACCCGTTACAACCCGACTCGCGGTG GTCCCTTCCACTTCCGCGCCCCGTCGAGAATCTTCTACAAGACCGTCCGTGGCATGATCCCCCACAAGACCGCTCgtggtgccgccgcccttgagCGCCTCAAGGTCTTCGAGGGTGTTCCCCCTCCCTAcgacaagcagaagaagatggtCGTTCCCCAGGCCCTCCGTGTCCTGAGACTGCAGCCCGGCCGCAAGTACTGCACCGTTGGCCGTCTCTCCCACGAGGTCGGCTGGAAGTACCAGGACGTCGTTGCCAG ACTCGAGGAGCGCCGCAAGGCGAAGGGTGCCGCCTACTACGAGCGCAAGAAGGTCGCTCAGCGCCAGCTCACCGACGCGAAGAAGAACGCCAAGGTCGACCAGAAGACGGCgcaggccctcgaggccttcGGCTACTAA
- a CDS encoding Putative DNA repair protein, Swi5, with amino-acid sequence MSLPSTSTATHDIHSINAMDSTTVRCNVQETGDERRTESLHQATQYINGNGNDAKMTQKKDKDFEEASAVVARHVKLLREYNEMKDAAQQLMGMVAEKRGVTVGSLYETGEFGVGPKD; translated from the exons ATGTCTTTGCCTTCAACCAGCACAGCAACACATGATATCCATTCGATTAATGCCATGGATTCCACTACCGTCCGTTGCAATGTTCAGGAGACTGGCGATGAAAGACGCACCGAATCTTTGCATCAAGCCACTCAGTACATAAACGGAAATGGAAACGATGCAAAAATGACACAGAAAAAAGATAA AGATTTCGAGGAGGCCTCAGCGGTCGTCGCGCGGCACGTCAAGCTGCTGCGCGAGTACAACGAGATGAAGGACGCCGCGCAGCAGCTGATGGGCATGGTGGCCGAGAAGAGGGGCGTCACGGTCGGGAGTCTGTACGAGACGGGCGAGTTTGGCGTCGGCCCGAAGGATTGA
- a CDS encoding Putative Clr5 domain, ankyrin repeat-containing domain superfamily, producing MSSRRSAMFKEEEWARVQPIIRKLYLLEDKSLKDVIIILSTLHGFRPSKAQLESKLKQWHMAKNMTSMEWKHVDTRIRKRRLHGKESKVYLSGIPLRPATVEKARGRHSFESTLDRVKGKAPPSPEDLSLIIRTPSPPAEVQIWNTHNIPWLLATKFFRVFTLGTILQARLSIRFPVEQLFSLVLEDHPKLSCHTSKLQYTMRSLALIMPATHQEHHVFRAESLLLSPLLSASITSESFELLFFLLSNNFLTGAYAFEDRKKQYAVIGLLLDMVQRFRVLDLFRTQPFATLPLSLQSALNRLFKQAVQRQELNLVRQLLQVGVDVNQYLYVMTCGSLPFIACRAIEYAVLVYDTALMKTLSDFGADSRFGNMNMILWALWRRKRYASASERSIVYILSNCNLRPENHQGAGLIDATCQAIGSDMACSVSEQTIGFLRVYFRKPASVLSLLVAAVKSNSMFTLDLLSENRHLLNISNSLGEMPLNAAVCTGLRRVVNHLLQLGVDLNPPPIRAGKDLVFASPLQCAACFADINGIRQLVDAGADINLCHSSTAIYNLPASMKVEDSFHVDGFSMGYLGKTALQAAIHGRNTDAALFLLAAGAKLVGGELALAIRSRQQSIINAVLAKGASLRDATDTECGSVLEAAVLTEDVDLISWIIEANPQAVDELALSAAIFVAKTTSNLTTIRYLVAEYAKKPASNDLWLGTTITLAAQLGLHEISELMLTSGLHPTTCCRADSLHPPPPPDWGFPRQIRMPIDYLRWRRIIQQNDAPSLSLINGAMKNGQLEYLELLLQHGYQAPEFVDTLPRMDANLEFLQTLHKHGSRMTSRLLSNSIEYGYDQITQWILSLNMDLAATIHDDELKTVPFMRTPLQAAAEKGDITLLERLSTLGANINDPPARWGGVTALQAASIQGYYGLVKRLLDLQADPNAPGAVIYGRTALEGAAEHGRLDVVQLLLNSGVETCGSGRRHYVRAIEFARRECHHIVLKLLRSHRPWTEADQELLEDETLLNPDQTPEGIAERRRELEGHISQATNDDETSGYETSEYEDSEYEDSEYENSENETSDDEAINDNAEEASLNRLPAPTLEETREVLRINDETPVLPGDAIWAEAYENWSSEFPWSME from the exons ATGTCTTCCCGCCGCAGCGCCATgttcaaggaggaggaatgGGCGCGTGTCCAGCCGATCATCCGCAAGCTTTACCTCCTCGAGGACAAGAGTCTCAAGGATGTCATCATCATACTGAGCACACTCCACGGCTTTCGTCCAAG CAAGGCCCAGTTGGAATCGAAACTCAAGCAATGGCACATGGCCAAGAACATGACGAGCATGGAGTGGAAGCACGTCGACACGAGGATACGCAAGCGACGCCTCCATGGCAAGGAGAGCAAGGTCTATCTGTCAGGTATTCCGCTGCGTCCTGCGACTGTTGAGAAGGCGAGAGGCCGCCATTCCTTCGAGTCTACCCTCGACAGAGTCAAAGGAA AGGCGCCACCTTCACCAGAAGATCTGTCCTTGATCATCCGCACCCCATCCCCGCCGGCAGAGGTACAAATATGGAATACACACAACATTCCCTGGCTACTCGCAACAAAATTCTTCAGAG TGTTCACCCTTGGGACGATCCTCCAAGCTCGCCTCAGCATTCGTTTCCCAGTCGAACAGCTGTTTTCTCTTGTTCTCGAAGATCATCCCAAGCTTTCCTGTCACACTAGCAAGCTTCAGTACACAATGCGATCGCTTGCATTGATTATGCCCGCAACGCACCAGGAACATCACGTATTTCGTGCTGAAAGCCTTCTCCTATCCCCGTTGTTGTCGGCTAGCATAACTTCGGAGTCATTCGAgcttctctttttccttctaTCCAACAATTTTCTGACCGGTGCATACGCTTTCGAAGACCGGAAAAAGCAGTATGCAGTAATCGGATTGCTACTGGACATGGTTCAAAGATTTCGCGTTCTGGATTTATTCAGAACGCAACCGTTCGCAACGCTTCCATTAAGCTTGCAGTCAGCCTTGAACCGTCTTTTCAAACAAGCCGTTCAGAGACAAGAGCTCAATCTCGTACGCCAGCTGCTTCAAGTAGGTGTTGATGTCAACCAATACCTATATGTTATGACTTGCGGCTCGCTTCCTTTCATTGCGTGCAGGGCAATCGAATACGCGGTACTGGTGTACGACACGGCGTTGATGAAAACCCTCAGCGATTTCGGAGCCGATTCTCGGTTCGGAAATATGAACATGATTCTCTGGGCATTGTGGAGGCGGAAGAGATATGCCTCGGCCTCAGAACGTTCTATTGTCTACATTCTATCGAACTGCAACTTGCGCCCGGAGAATCACCAAGGGGCTGGTCTAATTGATGCAACATGTCAAGCAATTGGGTCAGATATGGCTTGTTCAGTCTCTGAGCAAACCATCGGGTTCCTCCGTGTCTATTTTCGAAAGCCAGCATCGGTATTGAGCTTACTGGTCGCGGCGGTCAAGTCAAACAGCATGTTTACGTTGGATTTATTATCAGAAAACCGCCATCTTCTCAACATCTCAAACAGCCTGGGAGAGATGCCTTTGAATGCAGCTGTGTGCACGGGTCTTCGTCGAGTAGTAAACCACCTGCTACAGTTGGGAGTCGACCTCAATCCACCACCGATACGGGCTGGTAAAGATCTGGTCTTCGCCTCGCCCCTCCAATGCGCTGCTTGTTTTGCCGACATCAATGGCATTCGTCAGCTTGTAGATGCAGGAGCTGATATCAACTTGTGCCACTCTTCCACTGCAATCTATAACCTCCCCGCATCAATGAAAGTCGAGGATTCGTTCCATGTTGACGGATTCTCAATGGGTTATCTAGGGAAAACCGCTCTACAAGCGGCCATACATGGCAGGAATACAGATGCGGCACTGTTCCTGCTGGCTGCCGGTGCAAAGCTAGTGGGCGGAGAGTTAGCTCTGGCTATCCGTTCTCGCCAACAAAGTATTATCAATGCGGTTCTGGCAAAGGGAGCCTCATTAAGAGATGCCACAGATACTGAATGTGGTTCAGTTCTTGAGGCAGCTGTTCTGACAGAAGACGTCGATTTGATTTCATGGATCATCGAAGCCAACCCCCAAGCCGTCGACGAACTGGCTTTGTCGGCTGCCATTTTTGTCGCAAAGACTACTTCGAACCTCACCACCATCCGCTACCTTGTGGCGGAGTATGCGAAAAAACCAGCGTCCAATGATCTATGGCTAGGAACAACCATAACCCTAGCAGCGCAGCTAGGTTTACATGAGATTTCGGAGCTTATGTTGACTTCCGGTCTGCATCCAACAACGTGTTGCCGTGCCGACTCACTTCAcccacctccacctccagATTGGGGGTTTCCACGTCAGATACGCATGCCTATTGATTATCTCCGTTGGCGTAGGATCATCCAGCAGAACGATGCCCCTTCTCTGTCTCTGATCAATGGCGCAATGAAGAACGGACAGTTGGAGTATCTCGAACTATTGCTACAACATGGCTATCAGGCGCCCGAGTTCGTGGATACGCTACCCCGAATGGATGCAAACCTTGAATTTCTCCAAACACTTCACAAGCATGGAAGCAGGATGACCTCTCGACTTCTCTCAAACTCTATAGAATACGGCTATGATCAGATCACCCAGTGGATCTTATCGCTAAATATGGATCTTGCTGCAACTATACACGACGACGAATTAAAAACTGTGCCTTTTATGAGAACACCGTTGCAAGCCGCGGCAGAGAAAGGAGACATCACTTTGCTCGAAAGACTCAGTACACTAGGTGCCAACATCAACGATCCCCCAGCGAGGTGGGGTGGGGTCACGGCACTCCAAGCTGCTTCTATCCAAGGGTACTATGGTCTCGTGAAAAGATTGCTGGACTTGCAAGCAGATCCTAATGCACCGGGAGCAGTCATCTATGGCCGAACAGCGCTGGAAGGAGCGGCCGAACATGGGAGGTTGGACGTGGTGCAACTACTTCTCAATTCGGGGGTCGAGACCTGTGGCAGCGGCCGCCGTCATTATGTTCGAGCCATCGAGTTCGCTCGTAGAGAGTGTCACCATATTGTTTTGAAGCTTCTCAGGTCCCACCGGCCTTGGACCGAAGCAGACcaggagcttctcgaggacGAAACTCTTCTGAATCCTGACCAGACTCCAGAAGGTATCGCAGAGCGGCGCAGAGAGCTCGAGGGACACATATCTCAGGCAACAAATGATGACGAGACCAGCGGTTACGAAACTAGCGAGTATGAAGACAGCGAGTACGAAGACAGTGAGTACGAAAATAGTGAAAACGAAACcagcgacgatgaagccATCAACGATAACGCGGAAGAGGCGAGCCTCAATCGCCTTCCAGCTCCAACTCTTGAGGAAACCAGGGAGGTTCTACGGATCAATGACGAGACCCCGGTTCTACCCGGGGACGCCATCTGGGCAGAAGCATACGAGAATTGGTCTTCGGAGTTCCCTTGGTCAATGGAATAA
- a CDS encoding Putative alpha/beta hydrolase-1 has product MKVLSLLTTLAAAGVAFVSAQGVIDDNSESFPEDLNGSNFTYPWPVKLYRFTSQLQQLEMAFMDVEPKCKPNGKTAVLFHGKNFCGPTWETTIRVLAQSGYRVIAPDQVGFCKSSKPERYQFSLQQFATNTNGLLRTLGIESATVMGHSLGGMLTTRYGLMFPDQVDEMVLVNPVGLEDYKALGVPYLPIDDNYKTELASSYASIKGYEQATYYVGEWKDEYDTWVNMLVNIYKGSKADTYALNQAQIVDLVLTQPVSWEFPLVKPRTLLLIGEKDNTAIGKQWSPPDVAAKLGNFAALGPAVAAQIPNATLHTFPALGHAPQISHPEEFHDALVAWLSK; this is encoded by the coding sequence ATGAAggtcctctccctcctcaccaccctcgccgcggcgggcgtcgcgtTCGTGTCCGCCCAgggcgtcatcgacgacaactCCGAGTCGTTCCCCGAAGACCTCAACGGCTCCAATTTCACGTACCCGTGGCCCGTGAAGCTGTACAGGTTCACCtcgcagctgcagcagctcgagatGGCCTTCATGGACGTCGAGCCCAAGTGCAAGCCCAACGGCAAGACGGCCGTCCTCTTCCACGGCAAGAACTTTTGCGGCCCGACCTGGGAGACCACCAtccgcgtcctcgcccaGTCCGGCTACCGCGTCATCGCCCCGGACCAGGTCGGCTTCTGCAAGTCGTCCAAGCCCGAGCGCTACCAGTTCTCGCTGCAGCAGTTcgccaccaacaccaacggCCTGCTCCggaccctcggcatcgagaGCGCCACCGTCATGGGCCACTCGCTCGGCGGCATGCTCACCACCCGCTACGGCCTCATGTTCCCcgaccaggtcgacgagatggtcctcgtcaaccccgtcggcctcgaggactACAAGGCCCTCGGCGTCCCCTACCTCCCCATCGACGACAACTACAAGACGGAGCTCGCCAGCTCCTACGCCTCCATCAAGGGCTACGAGCAGGCCACCTACTACGTCGGCGAGTGGAAGGACGAGTACGACACCTGGGTCAACATGCTCGTCAACATCTACAAGGGCTCCAAGGCCGACACCTACGCCCTCAACCAGGCCCAgatcgtcgacctcgtcctcacCCAGCCCGTCAGCTGGGAGTTCCCCCTCGTCAAGCCGCGCACCCTgctcctcatcggcgagaaGGACAACACCGCCATCGGCAAGCAGTGGTCGCCCccggacgtcgccgccaagctGGGCAacttcgccgccctcggcccggCCGTCGCGGCTCAGATCCCCAACGCCACGCTGCACACCTTCCccgccctgggccacgcgcccCAGATCTCCCACCCCGAGGAGTTCCACGACGCTCTCGTCGCCTGGTTGTCGAAATAG
- a CDS encoding Putative nitrilase/cyanide hydratase, carbon-nitrogen hydrolase has translation MPITKYKAAAVTSEPGWFDLEAGVQKTINFINEAGQAGCKLVAFPEVWVPGYPYWMWKVTYMQSLPMLKKYRENSLRVDSEEMRRIRRAARDNQIFVSMGFSELDHATLYLSQVLIDPTGTVINHRRKIKPTHVEKLVYGDGSGDTFMSVTETGIGRVGQLNCWENMNPFLKSLNVSQGEQVHIAGWPVYPGKERQVAPDPATNYADPASDLVTPAYAIETGTWVLAPFQRLSVEGLKKNTPEGVEPETDPSVYNGHARIYKPDGSLVAKPDKDFDGLMFVDIDLNENHLTKVLADFAGHYMRPDLIRLLVDTRRKELVTEADPEGGIASYSTYHRLGLDRPLDSKPELHEHEATGKRVAKEPATKPATNL, from the exons atgCCCATCACCAAGTacaaggccgccgctgtcACCTCCGAGCCCGGT TGGTTCGACCTTGAGGCCGGTGTCCAAAAGACCATCAACTTCATCAACGAGGCTGGTCAAGCCGGCTGCAAACTGGTCGCCTTCCCCGAAGTCT GGGTCCCCGGCTACCCCTACTGGATGTGGAAGGTCACCTACATGCAGTCTCTCCCCATGCTCAAGAAGTACCGCGAGAACTCGCTGCGCGTCGACTCGGAGGAGATGCGCCGCATCCGCCGCGCTGCCCGCGACAACCAGATCTTCGTCTCCATGGGCTTTTCCGAGCTTGACCACGCCACCCTCTACCTCTCACAGGTCCTGATTGACCCGACCGGCACCGTCATCAACCACCGCCGCAAGATCAAGCCCACCcacgtcgagaagctcgtctACGGCGACGGCTCCGGCGACACCTTCATGTCCGTCACCGAGACCGGTATCGGccgcgtcggccagctcaaCTGCTGGGAGAACATGAACCCCTTCCTCAAGTCCCTCAACGTCTCTCAGGGCGAGCAGGTCCACATCGCCGGCTGGCCCGTCTACCCCGGCAAGGAGCGCCAGGTTGCTCCCGACCCGGCCACCAACTACGCCGACCCTGCGTCCGACCTCGTCACCCCTGCCTACGCCATCGAGACCGGCACCTGGGTCCTGGCTCCTTTCCAGCGCCTCTCGGTCGAGGGACTGAAGAAGAACACCCCCGAGGGAGTCGAGCCCGAGACGGACCCCTCCGTCTACAACGGCCACGCTCGCATCTACAAGCCCGACGGCAGCTTGGTCGCCAAGCCGGACAAGGACTTTGACGGTCTGATGTTCGTCGACATTGACCTCAACGAGAACCACCTCACCAAGGTTCTCGCCGACTTCGCCGGCCACTACATGCGCCCCGACCTCATCCGTCTGCTGGTCGACACCCGCCGCAAGGAGCTCgtcaccgaggccgaccCCGAGGGCGGCATTGCTTCATACAGCACCTACCACCGCCTCGGACTGGACCGCCCCTTGGACTCCAAGCCTGAACTGCACGAGCACGAGGCCACCGGCAAGCGGGTTGCTAAGGAGCCTGCCACGAAGCCCGCCACGAACCTTTGA
- a CDS encoding Putative major facilitator, sugar transporter, major facilitator superfamily: MSRLGTFRAVYLVALCCVGSFLFAYDTGIIGGILTFEGFQQDFRYGPAEKASVGSNSTSLLQAGAFFSCFFIWPFTAKYGRRWSIILASVIFCAGAVVQTINTHSLAAFYVARVVSGVGVGMATVVIPMYSAEMAPKNIRGTLGSMFQFFFTMGVMTSYFVDYGVSKHVKASTMQWQIPVGLQLVPGAILGLGMLLCKESTRWLAKKGRREEALQSLIWVRGGEHTPEVEEEFAEIISSIEEEQHQKEGLTWKELNEPVNRYRIFLIIALQIGVQLTGNTSLAYYAPQVFAAVGAGQNNLLITGFFGLVKVISCLFYLLFLVERIGRRGSLLGGAFLMGTYMLIIACLTATHPPKSIDQGLTSTAIASMTMIYLEAMSYNISWGPAPWVYMGEVFPTRIREAGIAIGTSTQWLFNFVFSQVTPHAVQNLGWRTFLMFCIFNWALVVFVWFFIKETKGKSLEEMDALFSRKILGSDAENSLEKRSGDQDATRVPQNIDRKE; this comes from the exons ATGTCACGACTAGGCACGTTTCGAGCCGTCTATCTCGTAGCGCTCTGCTGCGTCGGGTCGTTCCTGTTTGCCTATGATACgggcatcatcggcggcatcctcacATTCGAGGGCTTCCAGCAAGACTTCCGATATGGCCCGGCTGAGAAAGCCAGCGTCGGCTCCAACTCGACGAGTCTGCTGCAGGCGGGCG ccttcttctcctgcttCTTCATCTGGCCCTTCACCGCAAAGTACGGCCGCCGGTGgtccatcatcctcgcctccgtcatcttctgcgccggcgccgtcgtccagacCATCAACACGcactccctcgccgccttctacgtcgcccgcgtcgtcagcggcgtcggcgtcggcatggccaccgtcgtcatccccatgtactcggccgagatggcgccCAAGAACATCCGCGGCACGCTCGGCAGCATGTTCCAGTTCTTCTTCACCATGGGCGTCATGACCTCGTACTTTGTCGACTACGGCGTCAGCAAGCACGTCAAGGCCTCGACCATGCAGTGGCAGATCCCCGTCGGCCTGCAGCTCGTTCCCGGTGCGATCCTCGGCCTGGGCATGTTGCTCTGCAAAGAGAGCACGCGGTGGTTGGCCAAGAAGGGTCGGCGAGAGGAAGCGCTGCAGTCGCTGATCTGggtccgcggcggcgagcacaCCCCCGAGGTAGAAGAAGA GTTTGCCGAAATTATCTCCAGCATAGAGGAAGAGCAGCACCAGAAGGAAGGGCTTACGTGGAAAGAGCTGAACGAGCCCGTCAACCGATACCgcatcttcctcatcatTGCCCTCCAGATTG GTGTCCAACTTACCGGCAACACTTCCTTGGCATACT ATGCCCCCCAGGTCTTTGCGGCGGTGGGCGCGGGACAGAACAACCTCCTGATCACGggcttcttcggcctcgtcaaggtCATCTCGTGCCTCTTCTACCTCTTGTTCCTCGTTGAGCGTATCGGCCGGCGCGGCTCGCTCCTCGGCGGAGCGTTCCTGATGGGCACTTACATGCTCATCATCGCCTGCTTGACCGCCACTCACCCGCCCAAGTCCATCGACCAGGGCTTGACTTCGACGGCCATTgcctcgatgacgatgattTACCTCGAGGCCATGTCGTACAACATATCGTGGGGCCCCGCCCCCTGG GTGTACATGGGCGAGGTCTTCCCGACCCGCATCCGCGAGGCCGGTATCGCTATCGGTACCTCGACGCAGTGGCTCTTCAACTTCGTCTTCTCTCAGGTCACGCCTCATGCAGTGCAGAACCTCGGCTGGAGGACGTTTCTCATGTTCTGCATCTTTAACTGGGCCCTCGTCGTGTTCGTCTGGTTCTTCATCAAGGAGACGAAGGGCAAATCcctcgaggagatggacGCAC TGTTCTCGAGAAAGATCCTTGGAAGTGACGCCGAAAACTCCCTGGAGAAGCGTAGCGGGGACCAGGATGCCACTCGAGTTCCGCAGAACATTGACCGAAAGGAGTAG
- a CDS encoding Putative sulfatase, alkaline-phosphatase-like, core domain superfamily, translating to MTSARPNIIFIMADDHASKAISAYGACINHTPNIDRLAEEGMKFNHCYVTNSICTPSRAAILTGTHNHVNGVMTLNDNINKHLPNVAKHLRTGGYRTAMVGKWHLGEGKAHEPTGFDYWSVLPGQGDYWDPEFIEETGARVENGYVTDIITDKSLNWISETTRDTEKKPFFLMCHHKAPHRSWEYDEKHKKLYTDPIRVPETYDDDYKNRAKAAKVAKMRVAEDMTYQDLGLIQPDGGNAVGERVVQESGSAQRKVPVDAKRLIDKEDGTVFTFKSADDLAHFKFQRYMQRYLRVIQSVDDNVGRMLDYLEENGLAENTIVIYTSDQGFFLGEHGWFDKRFMYEESFQMPFLVRYPAAIAKGSVCDDIICNVDFAPTFLDLADLTVPSYMQGVSFRRLLQGDTPADWQQVAYHRYWMHNDIIHHAYAHYGVRDQRYKLIYWYNEPLEIEGARPGGEEDKEWELFDCEKDPLELFNVYNDQAYEEVVKHMTQDIMHPPLIKMKFSAVLLFVASVAAVALDTDVPPALSQPGRRGVDCGACDRLNFCPGKPNNNVECELDGCCKN from the exons ATGACGAGCGCCAGACCCAACATCATCTTCATTATGGCTGATGACCATGCCTCCAAGGCCATCAGTGCTTACGGGGCGTGCATCAACCATACCCCCAACATCGACCGGCTCGCAGAGGAGGGCATGAAGTTCAACCACTGTTATGTCACCAACTCGATCtgcacgccgtcgcgggcggccATCCTCACCGGAACCCATAACCACGTCAACGGCGTTATGACGCTCaacgacaacatcaacaagcATCTCCCGAACGTCGCAAAACACCTTCGAACTGGCGGGTACAGGACGGCAATGGTTGGCAAGTGGCACCTGGGCGAGGGCAAAGCACATGAGCCAACGGGCTTCGACTACTGGTCAGTCCTCCCGGGCCAGGGAGACTACTGGGACCCCGAGTTCATCGAGGAGACGGGGGCGAGGGTCGAGAACGGCTACGTTACGGacatcatcaccgacaaGAGCCTGAACTGGATCTCGGAGACGACCAGGGAcacggagaagaagccctTCTTCCTCATGTGCCACCACAAAGCGCCACACCGCTCATGGGAATATGACGAGAAACACAAGAAGCTCTACACCGACCCGATCCGCGTCCCCGAGacctacgacgacgactacaaGAACCGCGCCAAGGCAGCCAAGGTTGCCAAGATGCGCGTGGCCGAGGACATGACTTACCAGGACCTGGGACTCATACAGCcggacggcggcaacgccgtgGGCGAGCGGGTGGTGCAGGAGTCCGGGTCGGCGCAGCGCAAGGTCCCGGTCGACGCGAAGAGGCTGATCGACAAGGAGGACGGGACGGTCTTCACGTTCAAGAGCGCAGATGACCTCGCGCACTTCAAGTTCCAGCGGTACATGCAGCGGTACCTGCGCGTCATCCAGTCCGTCGACGACAATGTCGGGCGCATGCTGGACTACCTCGAGGAGAACGGGCTGGCGGAGAACACAATCGTCATCTACACCTCGGACCagggcttcttcctcggcgagcaCGGCTGGTTCGACAAGCGCTTCATGTACGAGGAGTCGTTCCAGATGCCGTTCCTCGTCCGGTACCCGgcggccatcgccaagggcTCGGTGTGCGACGACATCATCTGCAACGTCGACTTCGCGCCGACCTttctcgacctcgcggaCCTGACGGTGCCGAGCTACATGCAAGGCGTGTCCTTCCGACGGCTGCTCCAGGGCGACACGCCGGCAGACTGGCAGCAGGTCGCCTACCACCGCTACTGGATGCACAACGACATCATCCACCACGCCTACGCGCACTACGGCGTCAGGGACCAGAGGTACAAGCTGATCTACTGGTACAACGAGCCGCTGGAGATCGAGGGCGCGAggccgggcggcgaggaggacaaggagtGGGAGTTGTTCGACTGCGAGAAGGACCCGTTGGAGCTGTTCAACGTCTACAACGACCAGGCGTACGAGGAGGTTGTGAAGCACATGACACAAGATATCATGCA TCCCCCTCTCATCAAAATGAAGttctccgccgtcctcctcttcgtcgcaTCCGTCGCCGCTGTTGCTCTCGACACCGATGTCCCCCCTGCTCTCAGCCAGCCTGGTCGCCGGGGTGTCGACTGCGGCGCCTGTGACCGGCTGAACTTCTGCCCTGGCAAGCCCAACAACAACGTTGAGTGCGAGCTGGACGGATGTTGCAAGAATTAG